From Streptomyces sp. NBC_00370, a single genomic window includes:
- a CDS encoding DUF6879 family protein translates to MSDRPTPTLLPPDIAHERGERLASADYKRDFRERQAAIRDGASWKLERRQYFEEQGDPSRDALTRGDWQGALRVFDEERDAQIAKARENKRRGYAFHRVRVVEHPVTAYVQWELHALRQQAELGGNSVRIVAGESVAEAETAQPLPEIVVLGSRTLYHVLYTDAGRPSGAVRFTDPHQVGAWEAYIRSLYETGEDIATYFAREIAPLPAPVLRPLSE, encoded by the coding sequence ATGTCTGACCGTCCGACGCCGACGCTCCTCCCACCGGACATCGCCCACGAACGGGGCGAGCGCCTCGCCAGTGCGGACTACAAGCGCGACTTCCGCGAGCGCCAGGCCGCGATCCGCGACGGCGCCTCGTGGAAGCTGGAGCGGCGGCAGTACTTCGAGGAGCAGGGTGACCCCAGCAGGGACGCGCTCACCCGTGGCGACTGGCAGGGAGCGCTCCGCGTCTTCGACGAGGAACGGGACGCCCAGATCGCCAAGGCCCGGGAGAACAAGCGCCGCGGCTACGCCTTTCACCGGGTACGGGTCGTCGAGCACCCGGTGACCGCGTATGTGCAGTGGGAGCTGCACGCCCTGCGGCAGCAGGCCGAGCTGGGCGGGAACAGCGTACGGATCGTGGCAGGGGAGTCGGTCGCGGAAGCCGAGACGGCGCAGCCGCTCCCCGAAATCGTGGTCCTCGGCAGCCGGACCCTCTACCACGTCCTCTACACCGACGCCGGACGCCCTTCGGGAGCGGTCCGCTTCACCGACCCGCACCAGGTCGGGGCCTGGGAGGCGTACATCCGGTCGCTCTACGAGACGGGCGAGGACATCGCCACGTACTTCGCCCGCGAGATCGCGCCACTGCCCGCACCGGTCCTGCGCCCGCTCTCGGAGTGA
- a CDS encoding HNH endonuclease family protein — MRTLGNSITRTCLGGGAVALSVLLLTGCKTELGGDMGSPGASAPGGGGDADSGAHAPSGTFGVSPLDNPDGTKRGLAPLTSAADKKAARKLIDKVDTKGRGPKTGYERDEFGYAWKDGVDKVPLSRNGCDTRNDVLKRDGLKAEFRSGSDCILASMTLHDPYTGKTIKWVKAKATAVQIDHVMPLSYDWQMGAAHWSESKREQIANDPLNLMPVDGSTNGSKSDSGPASWLPPNKQIRCSYAVRVAQVSVKYDLPVTSADKKTMLAQCGG; from the coding sequence GTGCGGACTCTCGGGAACAGCATCACGCGAACATGCCTCGGCGGCGGCGCCGTTGCCCTCTCCGTCCTTCTGCTGACGGGCTGCAAGACGGAGCTGGGCGGCGACATGGGCTCACCAGGGGCGTCGGCCCCCGGCGGCGGCGGGGACGCCGACAGCGGCGCGCACGCGCCCAGCGGCACGTTCGGCGTCAGCCCCCTCGACAACCCGGACGGTACGAAGCGGGGCCTCGCCCCGCTCACCTCGGCCGCCGACAAGAAGGCCGCCCGCAAGCTCATCGACAAGGTCGACACCAAGGGCCGCGGGCCCAAGACCGGTTACGAGCGGGACGAGTTCGGCTACGCGTGGAAGGACGGCGTCGACAAGGTGCCGCTGTCCAGGAACGGCTGCGACACCCGTAACGACGTACTGAAGCGCGACGGCCTGAAGGCGGAGTTCCGCTCGGGGTCCGACTGCATACTCGCCTCGATGACCCTGCACGACCCGTACACCGGCAAGACGATCAAGTGGGTCAAGGCCAAGGCCACCGCCGTACAGATCGACCATGTGATGCCGCTGTCCTACGACTGGCAGATGGGCGCGGCGCACTGGAGCGAGTCGAAGCGCGAGCAGATCGCCAACGACCCGCTGAACCTCATGCCGGTCGACGGCTCGACCAACGGCTCCAAGAGCGACTCGGGCCCGGCGTCCTGGCTGCCGCCCAACAAGCAGATCCGCTGCTCGTACGCGGTGCGGGTGGCGCAGGTCTCCGTCAAGTACGACCTGCCGGTGACGTCGGCGGACAAGAAGACGATGCTCGCCCAGTGCGGCGGCTGA
- the mfd gene encoding transcription-repair coupling factor: MSLHGLLDAVVRDPALAEAVKAATDGHRMHVDLVGPPAARPFAVAALAREAGRPVLAVTATGREAEDLAAALRTLLDPDTVVEYPSWETLPHERLSPRSDTVGRRLAVLRRLAHPAQDDPSAGPVSVVVSPIRSVLQPQVKGLGELEPVALRSGGSADLNEVTEKLAAAAYARVELVEKRGEFAVRGGILDVFPPTEEHPLRLEFWGDEIEEIRYFKVADQRSLEVAEHGLWAPPCRELLLTPQVRERAAALAELHPELGELLGKIAEGIAVEGMESLAPVLVDDMELLLDVLPAGSMALVCDPERVRTRASDLVATSQEFLQASWAASATGGQAPIDVGAASLWGIADVRGRARELGMMWWSVSPFAVDEELGADALTLGMRAPESYRGDTARALADTKGWLADGWRTVFVTEGQGTAARTVEVLSGEGIAARLDTPESTGGRGLADITPSVVHVARGSIDYGFVDPALKLAVLTETDLSGQKAAGKEGVRLPTKRRKTIDPLTLEAGDFIVHEQHGVGRYVEMVQRTVQGATREYLLVEYAPAKRGQPGDRLYIPTDQLEQVTKYVGGEAPTLHRLGGADWTKTKARAKKAVKEIAADLIKLYSARMAAPGHAFGPDTPWQRELEDAFPYVETPDQLSTIAEVKEDMEKTVPMDRLVCGDVGYGKTEIAVRAAFKAVQDGKQVAVLVPTTLLVQQHFGTFSERYAQFPVVVKSLSRFQSDAEAKATLQGLREGSVDIVIGTHRLFSSETKFKDLGLVVVDEEQRFGVEHKEQLKKLRANVDVLTMSATPIPRTLEMAVTGIREMSTITTPPEERHPVLTFVGPYEEKQIGAAVRRELLREGQVFYIHNRVESIDRAAARLRQIVPEARIATAHGQMGETALEQVVVDFWEKRFDVLVSTTIVESGIDISNANTLIVERGDNFGLSQLHQLRGRVGRGRDRGYAYFLYPPEKPLTETAHERLATIAQHTEMGAGMYVAMKDLEIRGAGNLLGGEQSGHIAGVGFDLYVRMVGEAVADYRTAVDGGVEEEPPLEVKIELPVDAHVPHDYAPGERLRLQAYRSIASANSEADIAAVREELTDRYGKLPEPVENLLLVAGLRMLARACGVGEIVLQGANIRFAPVELRESQELRLKRLHPRTVIKPAAHQILVPRPTAGKIGGKPVVGRELLSWTGEFLATILGS; the protein is encoded by the coding sequence ATGAGCCTGCACGGTCTGCTGGACGCCGTTGTACGAGACCCGGCGCTCGCCGAAGCGGTGAAGGCCGCCACCGACGGGCACCGGATGCATGTCGATCTGGTCGGGCCGCCCGCGGCGCGGCCGTTCGCCGTGGCCGCGCTGGCCCGGGAGGCCGGGCGGCCGGTGCTGGCGGTGACGGCCACCGGGCGGGAGGCGGAGGATCTGGCGGCGGCGCTGCGGACGCTGCTCGATCCGGACACCGTCGTGGAGTACCCGTCGTGGGAGACGCTGCCGCACGAGCGGCTCTCGCCGCGCTCCGACACCGTGGGGCGGCGGCTCGCCGTGCTGCGCAGGCTCGCGCACCCCGCGCAGGACGACCCGTCGGCGGGGCCGGTCAGCGTCGTCGTGTCGCCCATCAGGTCCGTGCTGCAGCCGCAGGTCAAGGGGCTCGGGGAGCTGGAGCCCGTGGCGCTGCGCAGTGGCGGCAGCGCCGATCTGAACGAGGTGACGGAGAAGCTCGCCGCCGCCGCCTACGCGCGGGTGGAGCTGGTCGAGAAGCGCGGCGAGTTCGCCGTGCGGGGCGGGATCCTGGATGTGTTCCCGCCCACCGAGGAGCATCCGCTGCGGCTGGAGTTCTGGGGTGACGAGATCGAGGAGATCCGTTACTTCAAGGTCGCCGACCAGCGGTCGCTTGAGGTCGCCGAGCACGGTCTGTGGGCGCCGCCCTGCCGGGAGCTGCTGCTGACGCCGCAGGTCAGGGAGCGGGCGGCGGCGCTGGCCGAGCTGCATCCGGAGCTGGGCGAGCTGCTGGGCAAGATCGCCGAGGGCATCGCGGTCGAGGGCATGGAGTCGCTGGCGCCGGTCCTCGTGGACGACATGGAGCTGCTGCTGGACGTGCTGCCGGCCGGTTCGATGGCGCTGGTCTGCGACCCCGAGCGGGTGCGGACCCGGGCCTCGGACCTGGTGGCGACGAGCCAGGAGTTCCTGCAGGCGTCCTGGGCCGCCAGCGCCACCGGCGGCCAGGCGCCCATCGACGTGGGCGCCGCGTCCCTGTGGGGCATCGCCGACGTCCGGGGCCGGGCCCGTGAGCTGGGCATGATGTGGTGGTCGGTCTCGCCGTTCGCCGTGGACGAGGAGCTGGGCGCCGACGCGCTGACGCTCGGGATGCGCGCCCCCGAGTCGTACCGGGGCGACACCGCACGCGCGCTCGCCGACACCAAGGGCTGGCTCGCCGACGGCTGGCGCACCGTGTTCGTCACGGAGGGCCAGGGCACGGCGGCCCGTACCGTCGAGGTGCTGAGCGGCGAGGGCATCGCGGCCCGGCTCGACACCCCCGAGTCGACCGGCGGGCGCGGCCTCGCCGACATCACCCCGTCCGTGGTGCACGTGGCGCGCGGCTCGATCGACTACGGCTTCGTGGACCCCGCGCTGAAGCTCGCCGTGCTCACCGAGACCGACCTGTCCGGCCAGAAGGCGGCCGGCAAGGAAGGCGTGCGGCTGCCCACCAAGCGCCGCAAGACCATCGACCCGCTGACCCTGGAGGCCGGCGACTTCATCGTCCACGAGCAGCACGGCGTCGGCCGGTACGTGGAGATGGTGCAGCGTACGGTCCAGGGCGCGACCCGTGAGTACCTGCTCGTGGAGTACGCCCCCGCCAAGCGGGGCCAGCCCGGCGACCGGCTGTACATCCCCACCGACCAGCTGGAGCAGGTCACCAAGTACGTCGGCGGCGAGGCCCCGACCCTGCACCGGCTCGGCGGCGCCGACTGGACGAAGACCAAGGCGCGCGCCAAGAAGGCCGTCAAGGAGATCGCCGCCGACCTGATCAAGCTGTACTCGGCGCGGATGGCGGCGCCCGGCCACGCCTTCGGCCCCGACACCCCCTGGCAGCGCGAGCTGGAGGACGCCTTCCCGTACGTGGAGACGCCCGACCAGCTGTCCACCATCGCCGAGGTCAAGGAGGACATGGAGAAGACGGTCCCGATGGACCGGCTGGTCTGCGGCGACGTCGGCTACGGCAAGACGGAGATCGCGGTGCGCGCCGCTTTCAAGGCCGTCCAGGACGGCAAGCAGGTCGCCGTGCTCGTCCCGACGACGCTGCTGGTGCAGCAGCACTTCGGTACCTTCTCCGAGCGGTACGCGCAGTTCCCCGTCGTGGTGAAGTCCCTGTCCCGCTTCCAGTCGGACGCGGAGGCCAAGGCGACGCTCCAGGGGCTGCGCGAGGGGTCCGTCGACATCGTCATCGGTACGCACCGGCTGTTCTCGTCCGAGACCAAGTTCAAGGACCTGGGTCTGGTCGTCGTGGACGAGGAGCAGCGGTTCGGCGTCGAGCACAAGGAGCAGCTGAAGAAGCTGCGCGCCAACGTCGACGTGCTGACGATGTCCGCCACCCCCATCCCGCGCACCCTGGAGATGGCCGTCACCGGCATCCGCGAGATGTCGACGATCACGACACCGCCGGAGGAGCGCCACCCGGTGCTCACCTTCGTCGGGCCGTACGAGGAGAAGCAGATCGGCGCCGCCGTACGGCGTGAACTGCTGCGCGAGGGCCAGGTCTTCTACATCCACAACCGGGTCGAGTCGATCGACAGGGCGGCGGCGCGGCTGCGCCAGATCGTGCCCGAGGCGCGGATCGCGACGGCGCACGGGCAGATGGGCGAGACCGCGCTCGAGCAGGTCGTGGTCGACTTCTGGGAGAAGCGCTTCGACGTGCTGGTGTCCACGACGATCGTGGAGTCCGGCATCGACATCTCCAACGCCAACACCCTCATCGTGGAGCGCGGCGACAACTTCGGCCTGTCCCAGCTGCACCAGCTGCGCGGCCGGGTGGGCCGTGGCCGCGACCGCGGCTACGCGTACTTCCTGTACCCGCCGGAGAAGCCGCTGACGGAGACGGCGCACGAGCGGCTGGCGACGATCGCCCAGCACACCGAGATGGGCGCCGGTATGTACGTCGCGATGAAGGACCTGGAGATCCGCGGCGCGGGGAACCTGCTCGGCGGCGAACAGTCCGGGCACATCGCGGGGGTCGGCTTCGACCTGTACGTACGCATGGTGGGCGAGGCGGTCGCCGACTACCGCACGGCGGTCGACGGCGGTGTGGAGGAGGAGCCGCCGCTGGAGGTCAAGATCGAGCTGCCGGTCGACGCGCACGTGCCGCACGACTACGCGCCGGGCGAGCGGCTGCGCCTCCAGGCGTACCGCTCGATCGCCTCCGCCAACTCGGAGGCCGACATCGCCGCCGTACGGGAGGAGCTGACCGACCGCTACGGCAAGCTCCCGGAGCCGGTGGAGAATCTGCTGCTGGTCGCGGGGCTGCGGATGCTGGCGCGGGCCTGCGGGGTCGGCGAGATCGTCCTCCAGGGCGCCAACATCCGCTTCGCTCCGGTGGAGTTGCGGGAGTCGCAGGAGCTGCGCCTCAAGCGGCTGCATCCCCGTACGGTCATCAAGCCGGCGGCGCACCAGATCCTGGTGCCGCGCCCGACGGCGGGGAAGATCGGCGGGAAGCCGGTCGTCGGGCGTGAACTGCTGTCGTGGACCGGGGAGTTCTTGGCGACCATTCTGGGTTCTTGA
- a CDS encoding acyltransferase family protein has product MQQVEGATADVRRVPQPAMVGTGPGPQPLERPGPAAPARRPRLFVIDGLRLVAALLVALHHYTGTARADRPGNLIWGRPVSEIFPDLFPVAAYGWIGVEFFFVISGFVICMSSWGRRPRDFFVSRVIRLYPAYWFAVVFTTVALTVAPAVFPALKPTQVIINFSMLQQGLGMPHVDGVYWTLWSELRFYLIFLIVVATGLTYRKVVIFCCVWGAAAAFAAKSGIPLLLTLADPDSAWFFIAGLALYLMHRFGQDLLLWGVLGLSWVMSQHDLVTRVRFEDVSTWTGSLVLHTAFLLVMLGVSLGLTDRIRWKWLTTAGSLTYPFYLVHYAVGVTALHYLHDRVDPRLLVAGLLVGMLVLSWLIHRLVERPLATFLKKGLTAAFSRLGPVPVR; this is encoded by the coding sequence ATGCAGCAGGTTGAGGGAGCGACGGCGGACGTACGCCGGGTGCCGCAGCCCGCGATGGTCGGGACCGGTCCCGGGCCGCAGCCACTGGAGCGGCCCGGGCCCGCCGCGCCCGCGCGGCGCCCCCGGCTCTTCGTGATCGACGGGCTGCGGCTGGTGGCCGCGCTGCTGGTGGCGCTGCACCACTACACGGGCACGGCGCGCGCCGACCGGCCGGGCAACCTCATCTGGGGGCGGCCGGTCTCGGAGATCTTCCCCGACCTGTTCCCCGTCGCCGCCTACGGCTGGATCGGCGTCGAGTTCTTCTTCGTCATCAGCGGCTTCGTCATCTGCATGTCCTCCTGGGGGCGGCGGCCGAGGGACTTCTTCGTCTCCCGGGTGATCCGCCTCTATCCGGCGTACTGGTTCGCCGTCGTCTTCACCACCGTGGCCCTGACGGTCGCGCCCGCCGTCTTCCCCGCGCTGAAGCCCACGCAGGTGATCATCAACTTCTCCATGCTCCAGCAGGGCCTGGGGATGCCGCACGTGGACGGGGTGTACTGGACGCTCTGGTCCGAACTGCGCTTCTACCTGATCTTCCTGATCGTGGTGGCGACCGGCCTCACCTACCGCAAGGTCGTCATCTTCTGCTGCGTGTGGGGCGCCGCCGCCGCGTTCGCGGCGAAGTCCGGCATACCGCTGCTGCTGACGCTGGCCGACCCCGACTCGGCGTGGTTCTTCATCGCCGGGCTCGCCCTGTACCTGATGCACCGCTTCGGCCAGGACCTGCTGCTGTGGGGCGTCCTCGGGCTCTCCTGGGTGATGTCGCAGCACGACCTCGTCACCCGGGTGCGCTTCGAGGACGTCTCGACCTGGACCGGATCGCTGGTCCTCCACACGGCGTTCCTGCTCGTCATGCTCGGCGTCTCGCTCGGTCTGACCGACCGGATCCGCTGGAAGTGGCTGACCACGGCGGGCTCGCTGACGTACCCGTTCTACCTGGTGCACTACGCGGTCGGCGTCACGGCGCTGCACTATCTGCACGACCGGGTCGACCCGCGGCTGCTGGTCGCCGGGTTGCTCGTCGGGATGCTCGTGCTGAGCTGGCTGATCCACCGTCTGGTCGAGCGGCCGCTGGCGACGTTCCTCAAGAAGGGCCTCACGGCGGCCTTTTCACGATTGGGTCCCGTTCCGGTGCGCTGA